CAGGTGCTTTATTCTATCATTctagttatttttcttttactgttattttaaaaaagtgctctttaaaaaaaggactggTGTCCAGCAATACCCAAGAGCTATGTACACAATCTCCGATATACAATTTAACTATAACTTTCCTGCTGAGTTTAATCACAAAGCTCCTAAAATGTTGAGAACAATTACCTAAAAACATCTTgctttgattattttttacttcagaGGTTAATTCTTTGGGTCTCATGGACTTCAGTTGATGGTGTTAATATGTTAGATATGTTAGTGAGATGGGTGTTAATAGCAAATCAATGAGCGGTTCTTTTGCGCTGGAAGAAAAGTTcattaatttttgtttttgctattTTGGTTCATTATATCCTCAACAGAGCCCCAAGTGTGTAATTTGCTTGGCTTGCATATGATGTATCTTGTCAGGCTGACAATGGTCCACCATGCCAAGCTGTTGAAGGATGTTAATTAGCCTGTTTAAAAGATACATGTTATTTAAAGTCTGTCTGAgagatataaaaaatacaaacagctcGCACATCGAACTCATTATGAACGGGGCACTggacagaaatacaaacacaaaaggaaAACCGAGTCCGTACACCAATTCCAATTTAATGAAGTACATTTGATGTTGAAGGGCAAGGGCCTGAAACTTAACAAACCTGTCTGTGAGAACCACAGGCAGGTTTGTGAAGTCATAAAGTATTAAAGAATTGTTTTTCCCCCTTCAATAGCATGCATTGACCacaggaaatgttttaaatcacagaagCCGTATCTTTTAACTGCAAATGTTTACATAGGAAAGGGCTTGTTGCTTCAGAATGAAACAATACATGCAGTTGTGCAGTAATAAAAAGGGCCTATCAGATGAGGAAATACAGTTTAAATTACAATGACACAGGGCTTTACTATTCACTATGACAATCATTCGATCTTTTATCTCTATGATTGTGAGTTTAGCAGTTTAATAACGCTGAACTGGTTACAAAGATAAATCAGGAAGAATGAGGACTTTTATGTTATTGGTTGATCGTGTGTGGGCCGACCCACTCTGCCAAAGGAGTGGCCTCAATAAACAGTATTGTTCTCTGACAGGGTATTAATGTTGGCAGTAGTAACACTACACAGTGATTGTAAAGGTATAAAGATAGAAGTACATATTTCAAAGAGAAAAGGATGAATGATGCATGCTAAGGTTTCCAATGGACGTTTAATTAAGGATATTATGAAAGTCAAGCATTCACTCTAGCCTTGTTCAGTAACATGGTTGTGTGTTCCTATTTGATTATAGTTTTAACATTGACCCAGGGGGTCATTCTGCCCAATAGTTTAACAATTCTGATCAGGAATGAATACAGTAATTGTTCCTCTGTCACTAAATCAGTTTATTGCATCGACGCTATGCAGATGATACACTGCTATATTTGTCTTTGCCTCTTATAACTTTACGCAGCCCTACACCTTGAAATAAAGGCCTGAGAAGGATCTGACAGGCAGAATACCTTTCTCCACAAATAAAGCAATATATCGGAGGTTCTTATCACATCTTACATCGAACATGACATACAACAACCGTGTTAGGTTAGTCACCCTGGTTACCTATTGAATGctgaattgattttaaaatgcttttgatcATGATTAAACACTCCAAGGGTAGGCCATGCTGTCTATTTGTGAAATATGATGTCCTCTGGCAACTCTGAGCTCAATCAGTGCTACTGACCTCATGGCTCCCCCCTTATGTTTCCGCTTAAAACCACTGGgctaggggcgctggtggcataGTGGTTAGTGGGTGGCGCGCCCCGTGTATgaaggctgtggtcctccagacGGGCGGGTCGGGTTCGTGTCCGACCTGAGGCTCCATTCCaacatgccattccccactctttctctctccctgatttccaactctttccattatcctatcctatcctaaataaaggcccaaaaaagcccccctccaaaataaataaataaacaaacaataaacccACTTGGGTTTTGTAGTTGTGTGGTTCATGCTCTAGAGCATACTCACcttgattaataaaaaataaatgttaaaaggtCAGTTGAAAACACGTGTATGTAGTCAGTGTTTCATCCATTAGTCTATAATTTGTGTGGTGCTTTGATGTTTACTTTTAGatgttatttcctgtttttcatgGTTTGCAGAGTAGCACCTTGTACCTTCGGTTTTCTAAAGGCGTGTTATAActaatgtttcctttttaacttattttctgatttagaagttgtttctgttatttgttGGCATGCAATTTGTTTTGGAAATGTCAGCCATGCTCATTTAGAGTGAGGGGACTTCATAATGACAAGACCATGAACGGAGCATGTGCAAAAACGTACTGCATTGGAAAGGCCCTGTCTGTTCGTCTGttcatgtgttgtattttgaaaaatacatgCAACATGAGACATTATTTACTGtaaaaagtgacacacacacacacacacgggacaGTCAAAACACTGATCACAGCAAGGTTTCGTCTTGGTTGGACTTTATTGGAATGTCTGAACATCACAGCACATCGGGCGGACTAAACTGGACAGAAAGAAAACCAAAGatgatgaaatataaaaatatgtttttgcatTAAATTGGACTCTTTTTCACTTTGAAATTTTTTGTGTCTTAATTAGTTCTTCTCTGATAGAGCTCACATTTCTCAGATTTAATGGTAAACATCTGAAGCTGAACgcacaaacataaataaaccatgatgaaataaataaaagatgacTTAGTTTTTCCTCTGATCCAGTTTTCTCATCAGCCTGTGTAGGAGCTGTGTATCCAGGAGGTTAAACTAACTGTGATGGCTGAGACTTTAACTGTTAGTGCTGTATGACTAAGAAGATAAATTAGAACCCACTGGGAGGCGGGGTTAATTTGGACCAATTGCTGGTTAGTGTTATGATGCAGTGATAGTTATTGTAGGGAGTATCGGGTGGTTGCTTCTGGTTTTTAAACATTCTTGGTTTCTGTGCTGGAGGACACCACCTTGCCGTCCACCAAGGTCTGTGTGACGGTCATCACTTTGGTCTTCACCGTCTTCTGGGTCAGAGCGTCCTCGAGCCTGAACAGAAAGATCGAGAAGAAATTAATATCCATGTAGTTTCCATCATCTCTTGCTTTTGCAGGTTGAATCtacaatcaaaatgtaaaataaaactgatttcAAACTAGTTTCACTCCAAATTCTagatatttttctttgttaatttagctgatatttctttttaatttggtATGGTTACACTCAGATGTTACACAATTCATTATTTGATCCAATCATAGAAAAACACGTATATGGAAGCTGTTTGGCCATTTGCACCTAGCTAGGTTTTTGCATCAAGAGGAGTTTGACTCCTTTATAATATAGCACTTGCTAGTGCTACGGTTCGTTAAGCATTGCATTTATATCTTTCATCATATAGGAGCATCTCAGGTCTCAGAAATGTATTGAATGACTTTACATACGAGAAGTTTTCCCCGTCCAGCAGACGTCTGTATTGGGCGATCTCGGCCTCCAGCTTCATCTTCATGTTGAGCAGGGCCTCGTACTCCTGTGTCTGTAGCTGGATGTTGTTACGCAGCTGTGTGAGCTCCGCCTCCAGGCTCAGGAGGATGTTGTTAAGAGACTGAATCTCCATATTGTAACGCATCTCCGTGTCCCTCAGTGTGCCCTCCAGAGATCCTTTCTGCAAATAAAAGGCAGGGGTTCAGATTTTACAGATGACAGCACCATAGCGTGTGGTTACCCGGGTGTAAAGCTTGTGTCAACAAAGTGAGTGTGAGAGACCTGAAGTGAGAGTGCTGAGTTAGGCATTGCAGGGAGTTAAGATAAGCGTATGCTGAGGTCAATGAAGTGTGTGCTGACTGAGCTCTACTCACCAGGCTCCCCTGTGACTCCAGCTCGATCTCCAGAGTCTGTAGCTGTCTGCGCAGGTCGTTCACCTCTGTCTGTGCACCCTTCAGGGCCTCTGTGTTCTGGCTGACCTGGGTCTGTACTTCTGTTATCTGAAgtaatcatttaaaaagaagtaaaaaggTTTAAGCTGCTTCAGGGGAATCTCCTCGTTTGCCGATGATACTGTGATAGTGTTCAAAGTTTACCTGGGATTCGTGCCATGATTTGAGTTCGTCCTGGTTTTTCTTTGCCATCTTCTCATACTTGGCCCGGATTTCTGTCATGAGCTGAGCCAGGTCCTGCCCTTTAGGGGcgtcaacatccacatggactCCTGACTGGGCGATCTGGTTACGGAGCTCCATAACCTCCTGAAGAAATAAGAGAGGATGCAGGAATGAGTCCCAAATCTTAACTTTCATTTACACATTGAAGTGAAAGTCTAGATTCTACTGCAGCTTGAATGACATAATGCCCACTTGAAACCCTATTATCATGCAAATAGAGCgttgctttaattttttttacgaGCTGTGACCCAGCCATGACTGCCGCCTCTTCAAACCAAAACCACATTATGGTCAGGTAAATACACAGGGGGGTCTTAAACATGTGTCTGTGGGGTCCAAAATACTTAATTCATACAGTAAACAAATGCTTGTGCTTTGACTTATGCACTTTTAATGATAGTCATTTGAATTCTTTGTTGCCAAATATGGATGGGAACCATTTTTATGATGAGGTTTCCCGCAGAGTTCACACAAATATTTCAGATTTCTCCACAAACCTCTTTTTATCACAGAAGTTTTCTCAAGACTACTCCCAAGACTTTAGCACACACAGAATGGATATCTAAATTATTGTGGTCAGCTGGTAAAAAGCTGGGCTTGTTAAGGTGTGGatatttactgaaatgttttaagCAGTGCAAAAAAATGTCCACACTGAGGCTGCACGAGTGTAACCTCTGACTCAACACTGACTTACTGCTAGTGCTAAAGTCTTCACCATTTCTTGCTTTTTTCACTCAACTTCAGTGGACTCAGATGGAAaaatgtgatgtcactgagcACAAATTGGATTTTGGAAACTTTTGAATTCAACTGTGATGCCAGTTTTGGTATAACCACGCAGTCTATACAAAGTAGAGTAGCTGTTTTTGGACCTCCTATGAAACCTCTAAGATGTATTTTAGCTATCATCTGCTTCTTGTATTTGGTAATAAATATTCTTATATCTTATATATAAGAATAATTAGCGTAAACCTCAcgatacattttaatttgctcGCTGTTTTTTCACGTCATCATACTCACATTTTCATGGTTCTTCTTGAGGTGGATGAGCTCCTCCTTCAGGGATTCGATCTCGCTCTCCAGGTTCATGCGGCTCATGTTTGTGTCGTCGATGAGTTTCCTCAGACCAACGATGTCAGCCTCCACAGACTGACGGATGGCAAGCTCGGACTCGAATCTGACGATCAAAGAAGGAGGACATTTTCAGCTCGGCTCAGCTTCACAGAGATTGGTCAAACTTTGTACACATATTCAGAAGAACTAACTCAATGACTTAAGACTGACGGAAGTGATCTGACCTGTACTTTATTTTTATGGGCTCTTTCCATTTGTCCCCGCTCAAACATGGTCATTATTTGTTCAGTAACCATTTGCCAGCTGTGTTTGCTCTGACATTTTATTTACGACTCATATGAACGTCTCCCTGGCTCTGATGCAAAGGTGATGATTAATAACTACAAGACAAACAGCTGTCTATTCAGACCACGTCACTATGTGTTCATCCTTCCTCCCATTCTCAGAGGTATACTGGGATGGACTTACTTCACTCTGAAATCATCGGCTGCCAGGCGAGCGTTGTCGATTTGGAGAACCAGACGGGCGTTGTCAGTGGTGGCATCAAACACCTGGAACAGGTTTACAGAAGAAAGCGGTTATTTAGATTGCAAACTGAGGATAGGGGCCTGAACAGATCAGCTGACACTAAAGAGCTGACCTCAAGCCTTTTTAGCTCTGCAGACGGTTTGATGAAATGATCCATACCCCCCTGATATTGTGCTGTGCATGATTAGCATAGCCTTAATTAAGGAATGAAAACATCTAGCTATGCCTCGTCAAAAggtaaataaagtaaatcttctgtTCCTGGTTAGGACAACACAAAACCCCTTTCAACTTGTTCAATTAAAGAAGACAAGCTAACACATcaaattcttgtttttaaatgtaacgtCATCGGCAAATTTTGATCACTTCTATCAGAGCAAGCAAGTCGACCTCGAAGGCTAGCATTAGCCCATTGtactttgtgctaagctaagctaagcggCTTTAACTTTGTCTTTTTGATTACCGACATGAGAGTGGTTTCTGTTAACTCAAAATGGACAAGCATGTTTTCCTAAATGTTGCCTTTGCTCTCTGATAGGTTTATAATGCATTACAAACAAACTTTTTGTCGGACTAAACAATGTCACATTTTCTGTAAAATTTAGATTTTGACCACGTAAAAAagttgtgtgtttcagttttgGAAACAGGCTTTGTGTGTAAACGAGGACGGTGACAGCGGGCTTCTTCAAAAAACCAGATGGTTGCAGTGTTTGCTTTACTTGTCACAGTCTGGTAGATAATGGTTGGGATGGATGTTAGGGAGGGGTTGggtggggtgggtgggtgggggtgtgtgtgtccaggtgaCAAGGTCCATGAGCCAATCATTGGCTGCCAGGCatcaactgtcctgtctctgtggAGGAACAGGATCTTTCCTGTCAGCAGGACCGAAGCAGGTGATTTGCATGAGGAAGCTGGTGATAGTGGTTGTGttggaggctgtgtgtgtgtgtgtgtgtgtgtgtgtgtgtgtgtgtgtgtgtgtgtgtgtgtgtgtgtgtgtgtgtgtgtgtgtgtgtgtgtgtgtgtgtgtgtgtgtgtgtgtgtgtgtgcgcgcgcgtggtCATGTCAGTGTGCGTGCATCTATATGTTTGCATGGCAGGTTTATTGTGGGTGTGCTGCTCCGGTAAAGGCCGTTTTAAGGTTGTAGTGAGAGTCTGGGTTTTCTCAGGCGGGGGCTGGTGGAGGCTGAGGCCCCATTTGAGTGATTTTTGCATCACACCAGAAGAAACATGAGGCAATTTT
This region of Labrus bergylta chromosome 12, fLabBer1.1, whole genome shotgun sequence genomic DNA includes:
- the krt18a.1 gene encoding keratin, type I cytoskeletal 18, with the protein product MQTTRQSSFSVRSSSSKKPVISVSHSPVYRAASLHGGSGGDRISVSSSFRSGLGAGMGMGMGSGGGGFSSSVQVSGNSADIMGNEKFAMQNLNDRLANYLETVRNLEQANHTLEVKIKEALEKSGPDFRDYSKYQIILDDLRKKVFDATTDNARLVLQIDNARLAADDFRVKFESELAIRQSVEADIVGLRKLIDDTNMSRMNLESEIESLKEELIHLKKNHENEVMELRNQIAQSGVHVDVDAPKGQDLAQLMTEIRAKYEKMAKKNQDELKSWHESQITEVQTQVSQNTEALKGAQTEVNDLRRQLQTLEIELESQGSLKGSLEGTLRDTEMRYNMEIQSLNNILLSLEAELTQLRNNIQLQTQEYEALLNMKMKLEAEIAQYRRLLDGENFSLEDALTQKTVKTKVMTVTQTLVDGKVVSSSTETKNV